A genome region from Prinia subflava isolate CZ2003 ecotype Zambia chromosome 12, Cam_Psub_1.2, whole genome shotgun sequence includes the following:
- the SLC26A11 gene encoding sodium-independent sulfate anion transporter isoform X3 — protein sequence MAPAPAATAAAAPAPAATAAAAPAPAAAPAATGAPATGLSSSSGRPGSSSPRSHEASRPLRSGAGGAAVSAVCAGLVPAAPGSPGPAGPRSCPVPLLPGPAPARPRSCPVPLLPGPAPARPRSSRSRSCPAPLLPVPAMPGCRCPLPALPLLRWLPRYSRAWLPLDALAGLAVGLTAVPQALAYAELAGLPLQYGLYSSFMGCFVYCFLGTAKDVTLGPTAIMSLLVSSYAFHEPVHAVLLAFLSGCIQLAMGLLRFGFLLDFISCPVIKGFTSAASITISFNQIKNILGLQGIPRQFFLQVYETLRRIGETRAGDAVLGLTCLAALAGLRAMKSRLPPAAPADPLAVRISYLIVWISATARNALVVLFAGLVAYSFQVMGSQPFRLTGSIPRGLPAFRPPRFSLAAPNGTVPFQSMVQDMGAGLAVVPLMGLLETIAIAKAFASQNGYRIDPDQELLALGVANVLGSFVSSYPITGSFGRAGPFAPLCDIPALLLGDSVRNRGGGAAFWDPPALLHCQAPNKGVGGGGAAGAAGERPALPRRGAPAGLGVQPCSGSSISTTLRHPGLLPHQQHRLHGGGGAGRAAAGAARARPLAGLLWPEGPCSPSPAVCRLRRIPAFPQLGGGSAVQGSGALHQHCRQLGAHPVRRVWVERPVTPQGPQHTAWEPPAAARPVGMDCPHVPHRDGQSGTSPAPHGLWDKTVPCHSDQCKAILPPWLLPFLNSCLNSGPFSCPGPLQW from the exons atggcaccggcaccggcagcgACAGCGGcagcggcaccggcaccggcagcgACAGCGGcagcggcaccggcaccggcagcggCACCGGCAGCGACAGGGGCACCGGCAACggggctcagcagctcctccggCCGCCCCGGCTCCTCCTCACCCCGGTCACATGAGGCGTCCCGGCCGCTCAGATCCGGCGCGGGCGGAGCCGCGGTCTCTGCggtctgtgctgggctggtaccggcggctccgggcagccccggccccgcggggccccGCTCCTGCCCGGTCCCGCTCCTGCCCGGTCCCgctcctgcccggccccgctcctGCCCTGTCCCGCTCCTGCCCGGTCCCgctcctgcccggccccgctcctcCCGGTCCCgctcctgcccggccccgctcctcCCGGTCCCGGCCATGCCGGGGTGCCGCTGcccgctcccggcgctgccgctgctgcgCTGGCTCCCGCGCTATTCCCGGGCGTGGCTGCCGCTGGACGCGCTGGCCGGGCTGGCCGTGGGGCTGACCGCCGTGCCGCAGGCGCTGGCCTACGCCGAGCTGGCCGGGCTGCCGCTGCAG TACGGCCTCTATTCCTCCTTCATGGGCTGCTTCGTCTACTGCTTCCTGGGCACGGCCAAGGACGTGACGCTGGGTCCCACGGCCATCATGTCCCTGCTGGTCTCCTCGTACGCCTTCCACGAGCCCGTCCATGCCGTTCTCCTCGCCTTCCTCTCcggctgcatccagctggccATGGGGCTCCTGCGCTTCG GATTCCTTCTGGATTTCATTTCCTGCCCTGTCATTAAAGGGTTCACATCAGCTGCTTCCATCACCATTAGCTTCAACCAAATCAAG AAcatcctggggctgcagggcatcCCGAGGCAGTTCTTCCTGCAGGTCTATGAGACGCTGCGGAGGATTGGGGAGACCAG ggctggggacgCTGTGCTGGGGCTGACCTGCCTGGCCGCGCTGGCAGGGCTCCGGGCCATGAAGAGCCGCCTGCCCCCCGCTGCCCCTGCAGACCCCCTGGCTGTCAGGATCAGCTACCTGATTGTCTGGATCTCTGCCACAG CACGCAATGCTCTGGTTGTCCTGTTTGCTGGCCTGGTGGCTTACTCCTTCCAGGTGATGGGCTCCCAGCCCTTCAGGCTCACGGGCAGCATCCCCCGGGGCCTCCCGGCGTTCCGGCCGCCGCGCTTCTCCCTGGCAGCGCCCAACGGCACCGTCCCCTTCCAGAGCATGGTGCAg GACATGGGGGCCGGGCTGGCCGTGGTGCCGCTCATGGGCCTGCTGGAGACCATCGCCATCGCCAAGGCTTTCG CCTCACAGAATGGTTACAGGATTGACCCcgaccaggagctgctggctctgg GTGTCGCCAATGTCCTGGGCTCCTTCGTCTCCTCGTACCCCATCACGGGCAGCTTTGGCCG GGCTGGACCTTTTGCCCCTCTGTGTgacattcctgctctgcttctggGAGATTCAGTACGGAATCGTGGCGGGGGTGCTGCTTTCTGGGATCCTCCTGCTCTACTCCATTGCCAGGCCCCCAATAAAG GTGTCGGAGGGGGcggtgctgctggtgcagccGGGGAGCGGCCTGCACTTCCCCGCCGTGGAGCACCTGCGGGACTCGGTGTGCAGCCGTGCTCTGGCAG cagcatctccacCACGCTGCGTCATCCTGGACTGCTGCCACATCAGCAGCATCGATTACACGGCGGtggtggggctggcagagctgctgcaggagctgcgcGGGCACGGCCTCTCGCTGGCCTTCTGTGGCCTGAAG GACCCTGTTCTCCAAGTCCTGCTGTCTGCAGACTTAGAAGGATTCCAGCATTTCcccagctgggaggaggcag CGCGGTGCAGGGGAGCGGAGCCCTTCACCAGCACTGCCGACAGCTCGGGGCTCATCCAGTGAGAAGAGTTTGGGTTGAACGTCCTGTgacaccccagggaccccagcACACTGCGTGGGAGCCTCCTGCCGCAGCCAGGCCTGTGGGGATGgactgtccccatgtcccacaCCGAGATGGACAGAGCggcaccagcccagccccacacgGGCTGTGGGACAAAACTGTTCCATGCCACAGTGACCAGTGCAAAGCCATTCTTCCTCCATGGCTGCTGCCATTTTTAAACAGCTGTTTGAATTCTGGACCCTTTTCATGTCCTGGGCCACTCCAGTGGTGA
- the SLC26A11 gene encoding sodium-independent sulfate anion transporter isoform X8 yields the protein MAPAPAATAAAAPAPAATAAAAPAPAAAPAATGAPATGLSSSSGRPGSSSPRSHEASRPLRSGAGGAAVSAVCAGLVPAAPGSPGPAGPRSCPVPLLPGPAPARPRSCPVPLLPGPAPARPRSSRSRSCPAPLLPVPAMPGCRCPLPALPLLRWLPRYSRAWLPLDALAGLAVGLTAVPQALAYAELAGLPLQYGLYSSFMGCFVYCFLGTAKDVTLGPTAIMSLLVSSYAFHEPVHAVLLAFLSGCIQLAMGLLRFGFLLDFISCPVIKGFTSAASITISFNQIKNILGLQGIPRQFFLQVYETLRRIGETRAGDAVLGLTCLAALAGLRAMKSRLPPAAPADPLAVRISYLIVWISATARNALVVLFAGLVAYSFQVMGSQPFRLTGSIPRGLPAFRPPRFSLAAPNGTVPFQSMVQDMGAGLAVVPLMGLLETIAIAKAFASQNGYRIDPDQELLALGVANVLGSFVSSYPITGSFGRTAVNAQSGVCTPAGGLVTGALVLLSLAYLTSLFYYIPKAALAAVIISAVVPMFDAGIFRTLWRVKRLDLLPLCVTFLLCFWEIQYGIVAGVLLSGILLLYSIARPPIKVSEGAVLLVQPGSGLHFPAVEHLRDSVCSRALAASPPRCVILDCCHISSIDYTAVVGLAELLQELRGHGLSLAFCGLKDPVLQVLLSADLEGFQHFPSWEEAARCRGAEPFTSTADSSGLIQ from the exons atggcaccggcaccggcagcgACAGCGGcagcggcaccggcaccggcagcgACAGCGGcagcggcaccggcaccggcagcggCACCGGCAGCGACAGGGGCACCGGCAACggggctcagcagctcctccggCCGCCCCGGCTCCTCCTCACCCCGGTCACATGAGGCGTCCCGGCCGCTCAGATCCGGCGCGGGCGGAGCCGCGGTCTCTGCggtctgtgctgggctggtaccggcggctccgggcagccccggccccgcggggccccGCTCCTGCCCGGTCCCGCTCCTGCCCGGTCCCgctcctgcccggccccgctcctGCCCTGTCCCGCTCCTGCCCGGTCCCgctcctgcccggccccgctcctcCCGGTCCCgctcctgcccggccccgctcctcCCGGTCCCGGCCATGCCGGGGTGCCGCTGcccgctcccggcgctgccgctgctgcgCTGGCTCCCGCGCTATTCCCGGGCGTGGCTGCCGCTGGACGCGCTGGCCGGGCTGGCCGTGGGGCTGACCGCCGTGCCGCAGGCGCTGGCCTACGCCGAGCTGGCCGGGCTGCCGCTGCAG TACGGCCTCTATTCCTCCTTCATGGGCTGCTTCGTCTACTGCTTCCTGGGCACGGCCAAGGACGTGACGCTGGGTCCCACGGCCATCATGTCCCTGCTGGTCTCCTCGTACGCCTTCCACGAGCCCGTCCATGCCGTTCTCCTCGCCTTCCTCTCcggctgcatccagctggccATGGGGCTCCTGCGCTTCG GATTCCTTCTGGATTTCATTTCCTGCCCTGTCATTAAAGGGTTCACATCAGCTGCTTCCATCACCATTAGCTTCAACCAAATCAAG AAcatcctggggctgcagggcatcCCGAGGCAGTTCTTCCTGCAGGTCTATGAGACGCTGCGGAGGATTGGGGAGACCAG ggctggggacgCTGTGCTGGGGCTGACCTGCCTGGCCGCGCTGGCAGGGCTCCGGGCCATGAAGAGCCGCCTGCCCCCCGCTGCCCCTGCAGACCCCCTGGCTGTCAGGATCAGCTACCTGATTGTCTGGATCTCTGCCACAG CACGCAATGCTCTGGTTGTCCTGTTTGCTGGCCTGGTGGCTTACTCCTTCCAGGTGATGGGCTCCCAGCCCTTCAGGCTCACGGGCAGCATCCCCCGGGGCCTCCCGGCGTTCCGGCCGCCGCGCTTCTCCCTGGCAGCGCCCAACGGCACCGTCCCCTTCCAGAGCATGGTGCAg GACATGGGGGCCGGGCTGGCCGTGGTGCCGCTCATGGGCCTGCTGGAGACCATCGCCATCGCCAAGGCTTTCG CCTCACAGAATGGTTACAGGATTGACCCcgaccaggagctgctggctctgg GTGTCGCCAATGTCCTGGGCTCCTTCGTCTCCTCGTACCCCATCACGGGCAGCTTTGGCCG GACGGCAGTGAATGCCCAGTCAGGGGTCTGCACCCCCGCGGGAGGGCTCGTCACAG gtgccctggtgctgctgtccctggcgTACCTCACCTCTCTCTTCTATTACATCCCCAAAGCGGCGCTGGCTGCTGTCATCATCTCGGCCGTGGTGCCCATGTTCGACGCTGGCATCTTCCGGACGCTCTGGCGGGTTAAGA GGCTGGACCTTTTGCCCCTCTGTGTgacattcctgctctgcttctggGAGATTCAGTACGGAATCGTGGCGGGGGTGCTGCTTTCTGGGATCCTCCTGCTCTACTCCATTGCCAGGCCCCCAATAAAG GTGTCGGAGGGGGcggtgctgctggtgcagccGGGGAGCGGCCTGCACTTCCCCGCCGTGGAGCACCTGCGGGACTCGGTGTGCAGCCGTGCTCTGGCAG catctccacCACGCTGCGTCATCCTGGACTGCTGCCACATCAGCAGCATCGATTACACGGCGGtggtggggctggcagagctgctgcaggagctgcgcGGGCACGGCCTCTCGCTGGCCTTCTGTGGCCTGAAG GACCCTGTTCTCCAAGTCCTGCTGTCTGCAGACTTAGAAGGATTCCAGCATTTCcccagctgggaggaggcag CGCGGTGCAGGGGAGCGGAGCCCTTCACCAGCACTGCCGACAGCTCGGGGCTCATCCAGTGA
- the SLC26A11 gene encoding sodium-independent sulfate anion transporter isoform X7, with protein MAPAPAATAAAAPAPAATAAAAPAPAAAPAATGAPATGLSSSSGRPGSSSPRSHEASRPLRSGAGGAAVSAVCAGLVPAAPGSPGPAGPRSCPVPLLPGPAPARPRSCPVPLLPGPAPARPRSSRSRSCPAPLLPVPAMPGCRCPLPALPLLRWLPRYSRAWLPLDALAGLAVGLTAVPQALAYAELAGLPLQYGLYSSFMGCFVYCFLGTAKDVTLGPTAIMSLLVSSYAFHEPVHAVLLAFLSGCIQLAMGLLRFGFLLDFISCPVIKGFTSAASITISFNQIKNILGLQGIPRQFFLQVYETLRRIGETRAGDAVLGLTCLAALAGLRAMKSRLPPAAPADPLAVRISYLIVWISATARNALVVLFAGLVAYSFQVMGSQPFRLTGSIPRGLPAFRPPRFSLAAPNGTVPFQSMVQDMGAGLAVVPLMGLLETIAIAKAFASQNGYRIDPDQELLALGVANVLGSFVSSYPITGSFGRTAVNAQSGVCTPAGGLVTGALVLLSLAYLTSLFYYIPKAALAAVIISAVVPMFDAGIFRTLWRVKRLDLLPLCVTFLLCFWEIQYGIVAGVLLSGILLLYSIARPPIKVSEGAVLLVQPGSGLHFPAVEHLRDSVCSRALAAASPPRCVILDCCHISSIDYTAVVGLAELLQELRGHGLSLAFCGLKDPVLQVLLSADLEGFQHFPSWEEAARCRGAEPFTSTADSSGLIQ; from the exons atggcaccggcaccggcagcgACAGCGGcagcggcaccggcaccggcagcgACAGCGGcagcggcaccggcaccggcagcggCACCGGCAGCGACAGGGGCACCGGCAACggggctcagcagctcctccggCCGCCCCGGCTCCTCCTCACCCCGGTCACATGAGGCGTCCCGGCCGCTCAGATCCGGCGCGGGCGGAGCCGCGGTCTCTGCggtctgtgctgggctggtaccggcggctccgggcagccccggccccgcggggccccGCTCCTGCCCGGTCCCGCTCCTGCCCGGTCCCgctcctgcccggccccgctcctGCCCTGTCCCGCTCCTGCCCGGTCCCgctcctgcccggccccgctcctcCCGGTCCCgctcctgcccggccccgctcctcCCGGTCCCGGCCATGCCGGGGTGCCGCTGcccgctcccggcgctgccgctgctgcgCTGGCTCCCGCGCTATTCCCGGGCGTGGCTGCCGCTGGACGCGCTGGCCGGGCTGGCCGTGGGGCTGACCGCCGTGCCGCAGGCGCTGGCCTACGCCGAGCTGGCCGGGCTGCCGCTGCAG TACGGCCTCTATTCCTCCTTCATGGGCTGCTTCGTCTACTGCTTCCTGGGCACGGCCAAGGACGTGACGCTGGGTCCCACGGCCATCATGTCCCTGCTGGTCTCCTCGTACGCCTTCCACGAGCCCGTCCATGCCGTTCTCCTCGCCTTCCTCTCcggctgcatccagctggccATGGGGCTCCTGCGCTTCG GATTCCTTCTGGATTTCATTTCCTGCCCTGTCATTAAAGGGTTCACATCAGCTGCTTCCATCACCATTAGCTTCAACCAAATCAAG AAcatcctggggctgcagggcatcCCGAGGCAGTTCTTCCTGCAGGTCTATGAGACGCTGCGGAGGATTGGGGAGACCAG ggctggggacgCTGTGCTGGGGCTGACCTGCCTGGCCGCGCTGGCAGGGCTCCGGGCCATGAAGAGCCGCCTGCCCCCCGCTGCCCCTGCAGACCCCCTGGCTGTCAGGATCAGCTACCTGATTGTCTGGATCTCTGCCACAG CACGCAATGCTCTGGTTGTCCTGTTTGCTGGCCTGGTGGCTTACTCCTTCCAGGTGATGGGCTCCCAGCCCTTCAGGCTCACGGGCAGCATCCCCCGGGGCCTCCCGGCGTTCCGGCCGCCGCGCTTCTCCCTGGCAGCGCCCAACGGCACCGTCCCCTTCCAGAGCATGGTGCAg GACATGGGGGCCGGGCTGGCCGTGGTGCCGCTCATGGGCCTGCTGGAGACCATCGCCATCGCCAAGGCTTTCG CCTCACAGAATGGTTACAGGATTGACCCcgaccaggagctgctggctctgg GTGTCGCCAATGTCCTGGGCTCCTTCGTCTCCTCGTACCCCATCACGGGCAGCTTTGGCCG GACGGCAGTGAATGCCCAGTCAGGGGTCTGCACCCCCGCGGGAGGGCTCGTCACAG gtgccctggtgctgctgtccctggcgTACCTCACCTCTCTCTTCTATTACATCCCCAAAGCGGCGCTGGCTGCTGTCATCATCTCGGCCGTGGTGCCCATGTTCGACGCTGGCATCTTCCGGACGCTCTGGCGGGTTAAGA GGCTGGACCTTTTGCCCCTCTGTGTgacattcctgctctgcttctggGAGATTCAGTACGGAATCGTGGCGGGGGTGCTGCTTTCTGGGATCCTCCTGCTCTACTCCATTGCCAGGCCCCCAATAAAG GTGTCGGAGGGGGcggtgctgctggtgcagccGGGGAGCGGCCTGCACTTCCCCGCCGTGGAGCACCTGCGGGACTCGGTGTGCAGCCGTGCTCTGGCAG cagcatctccacCACGCTGCGTCATCCTGGACTGCTGCCACATCAGCAGCATCGATTACACGGCGGtggtggggctggcagagctgctgcaggagctgcgcGGGCACGGCCTCTCGCTGGCCTTCTGTGGCCTGAAG GACCCTGTTCTCCAAGTCCTGCTGTCTGCAGACTTAGAAGGATTCCAGCATTTCcccagctgggaggaggcag CGCGGTGCAGGGGAGCGGAGCCCTTCACCAGCACTGCCGACAGCTCGGGGCTCATCCAGTGA
- the SLC26A11 gene encoding sodium-independent sulfate anion transporter isoform X4 codes for MAPAPAATAAAAPAPAATAAAAPAPAAAPAATGAPATGLSSSSGRPGSSSPRSHEASRPLRSGAGGAAVSAVCAGLVPAAPGSPGPAGPRSCPVPLLPGPAPARPRSCPVPLLPGPAPARPRSSRSRSCPAPLLPVPAMPGCRCPLPALPLLRWLPRYSRAWLPLDALAGLAVGLTAVPQALAYAELAGLPLQYGLYSSFMGCFVYCFLGTAKDVTLGPTAIMSLLVSSYAFHEPVHAVLLAFLSGCIQLAMGLLRFGFLLDFISCPVIKGFTSAASITISFNQIKNILGLQGIPRQFFLQVYETLRRIGETRAGDAVLGLTCLAALAGLRAMKSRLPPAAPADPLAVRISYLIVWISATGVSAVPWPGPSRGLISSPGWQEPRPGARNALVVLFAGLVAYSFQVMGSQPFRLTGSIPRGLPAFRPPRFSLAAPNGTVPFQSMVQDMGAGLAVVPLMGLLETIAIAKAFASQNGYRIDPDQELLALGVANVLGSFVSSYPITGSFGRTAVNAQSGVCTPAGGLVTGALVLLSLAYLTSLFYYIPKAALAAVIISAVVPMFDAGIFRTLWRVKRLDLLPLCVTFLLCFWEIQYGIVAGVLLSGILLLYSIARPPIKVSEGAVLLVQPGSGLHFPAVEHLRDSVCSRALAAASPPRCVILDCCHISSIDYTAVVGLAELLQELRGHGLSLAFCGLKDPVLQVLLSADLEGFQHFPSWEEAARCRGAEPFTSTADSSGLIQ; via the exons atggcaccggcaccggcagcgACAGCGGcagcggcaccggcaccggcagcgACAGCGGcagcggcaccggcaccggcagcggCACCGGCAGCGACAGGGGCACCGGCAACggggctcagcagctcctccggCCGCCCCGGCTCCTCCTCACCCCGGTCACATGAGGCGTCCCGGCCGCTCAGATCCGGCGCGGGCGGAGCCGCGGTCTCTGCggtctgtgctgggctggtaccggcggctccgggcagccccggccccgcggggccccGCTCCTGCCCGGTCCCGCTCCTGCCCGGTCCCgctcctgcccggccccgctcctGCCCTGTCCCGCTCCTGCCCGGTCCCgctcctgcccggccccgctcctcCCGGTCCCgctcctgcccggccccgctcctcCCGGTCCCGGCCATGCCGGGGTGCCGCTGcccgctcccggcgctgccgctgctgcgCTGGCTCCCGCGCTATTCCCGGGCGTGGCTGCCGCTGGACGCGCTGGCCGGGCTGGCCGTGGGGCTGACCGCCGTGCCGCAGGCGCTGGCCTACGCCGAGCTGGCCGGGCTGCCGCTGCAG TACGGCCTCTATTCCTCCTTCATGGGCTGCTTCGTCTACTGCTTCCTGGGCACGGCCAAGGACGTGACGCTGGGTCCCACGGCCATCATGTCCCTGCTGGTCTCCTCGTACGCCTTCCACGAGCCCGTCCATGCCGTTCTCCTCGCCTTCCTCTCcggctgcatccagctggccATGGGGCTCCTGCGCTTCG GATTCCTTCTGGATTTCATTTCCTGCCCTGTCATTAAAGGGTTCACATCAGCTGCTTCCATCACCATTAGCTTCAACCAAATCAAG AAcatcctggggctgcagggcatcCCGAGGCAGTTCTTCCTGCAGGTCTATGAGACGCTGCGGAGGATTGGGGAGACCAG ggctggggacgCTGTGCTGGGGCTGACCTGCCTGGCCGCGCTGGCAGGGCTCCGGGCCATGAAGAGCCGCCTGCCCCCCGCTGCCCCTGCAGACCCCCTGGCTGTCAGGATCAGCTACCTGATTGTCTGGATCTCTGCCACAGGTGTGTCAGCTGTCCCCTGGCCCGGCCCCTCCCGGGGGCTCATCTCAagcccaggctggcaggagccaAGACCTGGAG CACGCAATGCTCTGGTTGTCCTGTTTGCTGGCCTGGTGGCTTACTCCTTCCAGGTGATGGGCTCCCAGCCCTTCAGGCTCACGGGCAGCATCCCCCGGGGCCTCCCGGCGTTCCGGCCGCCGCGCTTCTCCCTGGCAGCGCCCAACGGCACCGTCCCCTTCCAGAGCATGGTGCAg GACATGGGGGCCGGGCTGGCCGTGGTGCCGCTCATGGGCCTGCTGGAGACCATCGCCATCGCCAAGGCTTTCG CCTCACAGAATGGTTACAGGATTGACCCcgaccaggagctgctggctctgg GTGTCGCCAATGTCCTGGGCTCCTTCGTCTCCTCGTACCCCATCACGGGCAGCTTTGGCCG GACGGCAGTGAATGCCCAGTCAGGGGTCTGCACCCCCGCGGGAGGGCTCGTCACAG gtgccctggtgctgctgtccctggcgTACCTCACCTCTCTCTTCTATTACATCCCCAAAGCGGCGCTGGCTGCTGTCATCATCTCGGCCGTGGTGCCCATGTTCGACGCTGGCATCTTCCGGACGCTCTGGCGGGTTAAGA GGCTGGACCTTTTGCCCCTCTGTGTgacattcctgctctgcttctggGAGATTCAGTACGGAATCGTGGCGGGGGTGCTGCTTTCTGGGATCCTCCTGCTCTACTCCATTGCCAGGCCCCCAATAAAG GTGTCGGAGGGGGcggtgctgctggtgcagccGGGGAGCGGCCTGCACTTCCCCGCCGTGGAGCACCTGCGGGACTCGGTGTGCAGCCGTGCTCTGGCAG cagcatctccacCACGCTGCGTCATCCTGGACTGCTGCCACATCAGCAGCATCGATTACACGGCGGtggtggggctggcagagctgctgcaggagctgcgcGGGCACGGCCTCTCGCTGGCCTTCTGTGGCCTGAAG GACCCTGTTCTCCAAGTCCTGCTGTCTGCAGACTTAGAAGGATTCCAGCATTTCcccagctgggaggaggcag CGCGGTGCAGGGGAGCGGAGCCCTTCACCAGCACTGCCGACAGCTCGGGGCTCATCCAGTGA
- the SLC26A11 gene encoding sodium-independent sulfate anion transporter isoform X5, translating into MAPAPAATAAAAPAPAATAAAAPAPAAAPAATGAPATGLSSSSGRPGSSSPRSHEASRPLRSGAGGAAVSAVCAGLVPAAPGSPGPAGPRSCPVPLLPGPAPARPRSCPVPLLPGPAPARPRSSRSRSCPAPLLPVPAMPGCRCPLPALPLLRWLPRYSRAWLPLDALAGLAVGLTAVPQALAYAELAGLPLQYGLYSSFMGCFVYCFLGTAKDVTLGPTAIMSLLVSSYAFHEPVHAVLLAFLSGCIQLAMGLLRFGFLLDFISCPVIKGFTSAASITISFNQIKNILGLQGIPRQFFLQVYETLRRIGETRAGDAVLGLTCLAALAGLRAMKSRLPPAAPADPLAVRISYLIVWISATGVSAVPWPGPSRGLISSPGWQEPRPGARNALVVLFAGLVAYSFQVMGSQPFRLTGSIPRGLPAFRPPRFSLAAPNGTVPFQSMVQDMGAGLAVVPLMGLLETIAIAKAFASQNGYRIDPDQELLALGVANVLGSFVSSYPITGSFGRTAVNAQSGVCTPAGGLVTGALVLLSLAYLTSLFYYIPKAALAAVIISAVVPMFDAGIFRTLWRVKRLDLLPLCVTFLLCFWEIQYGIVAGVLLSGILLLYSIARPPIKVSEGAVLLVQPGSGLHFPAVEHLRDSVCSRALAASPPRCVILDCCHISSIDYTAVVGLAELLQELRGHGLSLAFCGLKDPVLQVLLSADLEGFQHFPSWEEAARCRGAEPFTSTADSSGLIQ; encoded by the exons atggcaccggcaccggcagcgACAGCGGcagcggcaccggcaccggcagcgACAGCGGcagcggcaccggcaccggcagcggCACCGGCAGCGACAGGGGCACCGGCAACggggctcagcagctcctccggCCGCCCCGGCTCCTCCTCACCCCGGTCACATGAGGCGTCCCGGCCGCTCAGATCCGGCGCGGGCGGAGCCGCGGTCTCTGCggtctgtgctgggctggtaccggcggctccgggcagccccggccccgcggggccccGCTCCTGCCCGGTCCCGCTCCTGCCCGGTCCCgctcctgcccggccccgctcctGCCCTGTCCCGCTCCTGCCCGGTCCCgctcctgcccggccccgctcctcCCGGTCCCgctcctgcccggccccgctcctcCCGGTCCCGGCCATGCCGGGGTGCCGCTGcccgctcccggcgctgccgctgctgcgCTGGCTCCCGCGCTATTCCCGGGCGTGGCTGCCGCTGGACGCGCTGGCCGGGCTGGCCGTGGGGCTGACCGCCGTGCCGCAGGCGCTGGCCTACGCCGAGCTGGCCGGGCTGCCGCTGCAG TACGGCCTCTATTCCTCCTTCATGGGCTGCTTCGTCTACTGCTTCCTGGGCACGGCCAAGGACGTGACGCTGGGTCCCACGGCCATCATGTCCCTGCTGGTCTCCTCGTACGCCTTCCACGAGCCCGTCCATGCCGTTCTCCTCGCCTTCCTCTCcggctgcatccagctggccATGGGGCTCCTGCGCTTCG GATTCCTTCTGGATTTCATTTCCTGCCCTGTCATTAAAGGGTTCACATCAGCTGCTTCCATCACCATTAGCTTCAACCAAATCAAG AAcatcctggggctgcagggcatcCCGAGGCAGTTCTTCCTGCAGGTCTATGAGACGCTGCGGAGGATTGGGGAGACCAG ggctggggacgCTGTGCTGGGGCTGACCTGCCTGGCCGCGCTGGCAGGGCTCCGGGCCATGAAGAGCCGCCTGCCCCCCGCTGCCCCTGCAGACCCCCTGGCTGTCAGGATCAGCTACCTGATTGTCTGGATCTCTGCCACAGGTGTGTCAGCTGTCCCCTGGCCCGGCCCCTCCCGGGGGCTCATCTCAagcccaggctggcaggagccaAGACCTGGAG CACGCAATGCTCTGGTTGTCCTGTTTGCTGGCCTGGTGGCTTACTCCTTCCAGGTGATGGGCTCCCAGCCCTTCAGGCTCACGGGCAGCATCCCCCGGGGCCTCCCGGCGTTCCGGCCGCCGCGCTTCTCCCTGGCAGCGCCCAACGGCACCGTCCCCTTCCAGAGCATGGTGCAg GACATGGGGGCCGGGCTGGCCGTGGTGCCGCTCATGGGCCTGCTGGAGACCATCGCCATCGCCAAGGCTTTCG CCTCACAGAATGGTTACAGGATTGACCCcgaccaggagctgctggctctgg GTGTCGCCAATGTCCTGGGCTCCTTCGTCTCCTCGTACCCCATCACGGGCAGCTTTGGCCG GACGGCAGTGAATGCCCAGTCAGGGGTCTGCACCCCCGCGGGAGGGCTCGTCACAG gtgccctggtgctgctgtccctggcgTACCTCACCTCTCTCTTCTATTACATCCCCAAAGCGGCGCTGGCTGCTGTCATCATCTCGGCCGTGGTGCCCATGTTCGACGCTGGCATCTTCCGGACGCTCTGGCGGGTTAAGA GGCTGGACCTTTTGCCCCTCTGTGTgacattcctgctctgcttctggGAGATTCAGTACGGAATCGTGGCGGGGGTGCTGCTTTCTGGGATCCTCCTGCTCTACTCCATTGCCAGGCCCCCAATAAAG GTGTCGGAGGGGGcggtgctgctggtgcagccGGGGAGCGGCCTGCACTTCCCCGCCGTGGAGCACCTGCGGGACTCGGTGTGCAGCCGTGCTCTGGCAG catctccacCACGCTGCGTCATCCTGGACTGCTGCCACATCAGCAGCATCGATTACACGGCGGtggtggggctggcagagctgctgcaggagctgcgcGGGCACGGCCTCTCGCTGGCCTTCTGTGGCCTGAAG GACCCTGTTCTCCAAGTCCTGCTGTCTGCAGACTTAGAAGGATTCCAGCATTTCcccagctgggaggaggcag CGCGGTGCAGGGGAGCGGAGCCCTTCACCAGCACTGCCGACAGCTCGGGGCTCATCCAGTGA